The proteins below are encoded in one region of Brassica napus cultivar Da-Ae chromosome A6, Da-Ae, whole genome shotgun sequence:
- the LOC106346705 gene encoding uncharacterized protein LOC106346705 isoform X4, with amino-acid sequence MKEDDVSSRNVNPRSNRNSVASASASASAAPVDSLRRRARSPSPPQTAAASSVGASSPAVPVNAGSVDWTGHGLGSSGRSCRPWDRGDLLRRLATFKPCNWLGKPKTASSLACAQKGWVSIDLDKIQCEYCGSSLHYSPPQHQLNHPQADSSKEEFSKKLDDAHEGSCPWIGNCCPESLVQFPPTPPSALIGGYKDRCDGLLQFYSLPIVSVSAIDQMRASRRLQIDRLLAQPQVYAHDDPSLRMDNILAAETSKQEALSNYSRAQKLISLCGWEPRWLPNIQDCEEHSAQSARNGCPSGPSRNQSRFQDPGPSRKQLSASSRKASGNYEVLGPEYKSESRSPLLDCSLCGVTIRIWDFLTTSRPVPLAPINANLPETSKKTALTRGNSATSGINGWFANEGMEQQQNEDADEAETSVKRRIASNAGISFYQTAAGASSSAQLNMSVTRDNYQFSDRGKEILLRQPSGSEVGDRAASYESRGPSTRKRNLEDGGSTADRPYLRVQHTDSVEGTVVDRDGDEVNDDSAGPSKRSRGSEVHETYLPSYGRELSVGGPSHSVDAENEREVNRSDPFSEGNEQAMAFPGARDSARASSVIAMDTICHSANDDSMESVENQPGDFDDVNYPPAATGQSADPSELNFSNQAQQSACFQPAPVRSNAEAGISSINDGEEVMNTETVTAQGRDGPSIGVSGGSVGMGASHEAEIHGADLSVHRGDSVVGDMEPVAEVIENLGQSGEFAPDQGVTDDFVPEEMDREGRLGDIQDRVSQSVARADSGSKIVDSLKAESVESGEKMSNVNALMNEDSVHPSLSCNAIVCSGFEASKEEVTQTWNESPLNAGFALPGSSYTANDQGPPNGDSNDEIVEFDPIKYHNCYCPWVNENVAAAGCSSNSSSSSSIAEALCGWQLTIDALDSFQSLENAQIQPMESESAASLCKDDHRTPSQKLLKRHSFISRHGKK; translated from the exons ATGAAGGAAGACGATGTGAGTTCGCGAAACGTAAACCCTAGAAGCAACCGGAACAGTGTAGCCTCGGCTTCCGCTTCCGCCTCTGCAGCTCCCGTTGACAGTCTCCGCCGACGCGCTAGATCGCCTTCTCCTCCTCAGACTGCTGCCGCCAG CTCTGTGGGAGCATCTTCTCCTGCTGTTCCGGTGAACGCTGGCAGTGTGGATTGGACGGGTCACGGGCTTGGATCCTCGGGGCGTTCGTGTAGGCCTTGGGATAGAGGGGATTTACTTCGACGCCTTGCCACTTTCAAGCCTTGTAATTGGCTTGGCAAACCCAAA ACGGCTAGTTCTTTGGCTTGTGCTCAGAAAGGATGGGTAAGTATTGACCTGGACAAAATTCAATGCGAATACTGTGGATCCAGTCTGCATTACTCTCCCCCACAGCATCAGTTAAATCATCCCCAAG CTGATAGCAGCAAGGAAGAATTCTCcaagaagcttgatgacgcaCATGAGGGTTCTTGTCCTTGGATAGGAAATTGCTGTCCAGAAAGCTTAGTTCAGTTTCCTCCAACTCCTCCATCAGCCTTGATTGGAGGTTACAAGGATCGTTGTGATGGGCTCCTACAGTTCTATTCTCTTCCCATCGTTTCGGTGTCTGCAATTGACCAGATGCGTGCTTCAAGACGACTGCAAATTGACCGCCTTTTGGCACAGCCCCAAGTCTATGCCCATGATGATCCCAGTTTAAGAATGGATAATATCTTAGCCGCAGAAACGTCCAAACAAGAGGCTCTCAGTAATTACTCTCGC GCTCAAAAGCTGATAAGCCTATGTGGATGGGAGCCTAGATGGCTTCCAAACATCCAAGATTGTGAAGAACACTCGGCCCAATCAGCTAGAAATGGGTGCCCTTCAGGCCCATCTAGAAATCAAAGTCGTTTTCAAGATCCTGGTCCAAGCAGGAAACAGTTATCGGCTTCATCCCGAAAAGCCTCTGGAAACTATGAAGTTTTGGGTCCAGAATATAAATCAGAATCAAGATCACCTTTGTTGGATTGTAGTTTATGTGGTGTAACCATCAGAATTTGGGATTTCCTGACCACTTCTCGGCCAGTTCCACTTGCGCCTATCAATGCTAATCTTCCCGAAACAAGCAAGAAAACGGCACTGACACGTGGCAATAGTGCAACAAGTGGAATCAATGGGTGGTTTGCTAATGAAGGCATGGAGCAGCAGCAAAACGAAGATGCTGACGAGGCTGAAACATCAGTTAAGAGGAGAATAGCATCAAACGCAGGTATAAGCTTCTATCAAACTGCAGCTGGGGCATCATCCTCTGCGCAGCTGAACATGTCTGTGACACGTGATAATTACCAATTTAGCGATAGAGGAAAGGAAATTCTGCTAAGGCAGCCATCAGGAAGTGAGGTTGGGGACCGTGCTGCTTCGTATGAGTCACGAGGGCCAAGTACTCGTAAGCGGAACCTGGAGGATGGTGGAAGCACGGCTGATAGGCCTTATCTACGGGTACAACATACAGACAGTGTTGAAGGGACTGTTGTTGACCGTGATGGTGATGAGGTTAATGACGATTCAGCAGGGCCTTCAAAGCGTAGCCGAGGCTCTGAAGTGCATGAAACTTATCTTCCCTCTTATGGGAGAGAGTTATCAGTGGGTGGGCCAAGTCACTCAGTAGATGCTGAAAACGAGAGGGAAGTAAATAGAAGTGACCCATTTAGTGAAGGCAATGAACAAGCTATGGCTTTCCCAGGTGCCAGAGACTCCGCACGTGCTTCCTCTGTCATTGCGATGGATACAATTTGCCACAGTGCCAATGATGATTCTATGGAAAGTGTGGAAAACCAACCAGGGGATTTTGATGACGTAAATTATCCCCCTGCGGCGACAGGTCAAAGTGCCGATCCTTCTGAACTGAATTTCAGCAATCAAGCTCAGCAGAGTGCATGCTTCCAACCAGCTCCGGTTCGGTCTAACGCTGAAGCAGGCATTAGCAGCATAAATGACGGCGAGGAAGTAATGAACACAGAAACTGTCACCGCTCAGGGAAGAGATGGACCGAGTATAGGCGTCAGTGGGGGTAGTGTCGGAATGGGTGCAAGTCACGAAGCAGAGATCCACGGAGCTGACCTTTCAGTCCATAGGGGAGATAGCGTTGTTGGGGACATGGAACCTGTTGCGGAAGTCATAGAAAATCTAGGACAAAGCGGTGAGTTTGCACCGGACCAAGGCGTTACTGATGATTTTGTTCCTGAAGAAATGGACCGGGAAGGTAGGCTCGGGGATATTCAGGATAGGGTGTCTCAGTCCGTTGCAAGGGCGGACAGTGGCTCTAAAATCGTTGATTCATTGAAGGCTGAGTCTGTTGAAAGCGGCGAAAAGATGAGCAACGTAAATGCGTTGATGAACGAAGATAGTGTTCACCCATCATTGTCGTGCAATGCCATTGTGTGTTCTGGTTTTGAAGCATCTAAAGAAGAAGTGACCCAGACGTGGAACGAGTCTCCGCTCAACGCCGGCTTTGCACTCCCTGGATCAAGTTACACTGCCAATGACCAAG GGCCTCCGAACGGAGATAGCAACGATGAAATTGTGGAGTTTGATCCAATAAAGTATCACAACTGCTACTGCCCTTGGGTAAATGAAAATGTGGCAGCTGCTGGATGTAGCAGCAACAGCTCGAGCTCTTCAAGTATCGCTGAGGCGCTTTGTGGATGGCAATTAACTATTGATGCCCTTGATTCGTTCCAGTCACTCGAGAATGCTCAAATCCAGCCAATGGAATCAGAATCAGCTGCATCTCTCTGCAAG GATGATCACCGAACGCCTTCCCAGAAGCTCTTGAAACGCCACTCTTTCATCAGCAGACAtgggaaaaaataa
- the LOC106346705 gene encoding uncharacterized protein LOC106346705 isoform X3, with translation MKEDDVSSRNVNPRSNRNSVASASASASAAPVDSLRRRARSPSPPQTAAASSVGASSPAVPVNAGSVDWTGHGLGSSGRSCRPWDRGDLLRRLATFKPCNWLGKPKTASSLACAQKGWVSIDLDKIQCEYCGSSLHYSPPQHQLNHPQAADSSKEEFSKKLDDAHEGSCPWIGNCCPESLVQFPPTPPSALIGGYKDRCDGLLQFYSLPIVSVSAIDQMRASRRLQIDRLLAQPQVYAHDDPSLRMDNILAAETSKQEALSNYSRAQKLISLCGWEPRWLPNIQDCEEHSAQSARNGCPSGPSRNQSRFQDPGPSRKQLSASSRKASGNYEVLGPEYKSESRSPLLDCSLCGVTIRIWDFLTTSRPVPLAPINANLPETSKKTALTRGNSATSGINGWFANEGMEQQQNEDADEAETSVKRRIASNAGISFYQTAAGASSSAQLNMSVTRDNYQFSDRGKEILLRQPSGSEVGDRAASYESRGPSTRKRNLEDGGSTADRPYLRVQHTDSVEGTVVDRDGDEVNDDSAGPSKRSRGSEVHETYLPSYGRELSVGGPSHSVDAENEREVNRSDPFSEGNEQAMAFPGARDSARASSVIAMDTICHSANDDSMESVENQPGDFDDVNYPPAATGQSADPSELNFSNQAQQSACFQPAPVRSNAEAGISSINDGEEVMNTETVTAQGRDGPSIGVSGGSVGMGASHEAEIHGADLSVHRGDSVVGDMEPVAEVIENLGQSGEFAPDQGVTDDFVPEEMDREGRLGDIQDRVSQSVARADSGSKIVDSLKAESVESGEKMSNVNALMNEDSVHPSLSCNAIVCSGFEASKEEVTQTWNESPLNAGFALPGSSYTANDQGPPNGDSNDEIVEFDPIKYHNCYCPWVNENVAAAGCSSNSSSSSSIAEALCGWQLTIDALDSFQSLENAQIQPMESESAASLCKDDHRTPSQKLLKRHSFISRHGKK, from the exons ATGAAGGAAGACGATGTGAGTTCGCGAAACGTAAACCCTAGAAGCAACCGGAACAGTGTAGCCTCGGCTTCCGCTTCCGCCTCTGCAGCTCCCGTTGACAGTCTCCGCCGACGCGCTAGATCGCCTTCTCCTCCTCAGACTGCTGCCGCCAG CTCTGTGGGAGCATCTTCTCCTGCTGTTCCGGTGAACGCTGGCAGTGTGGATTGGACGGGTCACGGGCTTGGATCCTCGGGGCGTTCGTGTAGGCCTTGGGATAGAGGGGATTTACTTCGACGCCTTGCCACTTTCAAGCCTTGTAATTGGCTTGGCAAACCCAAA ACGGCTAGTTCTTTGGCTTGTGCTCAGAAAGGATGGGTAAGTATTGACCTGGACAAAATTCAATGCGAATACTGTGGATCCAGTCTGCATTACTCTCCCCCACAGCATCAGTTAAATCATCCCCAAG CAGCTGATAGCAGCAAGGAAGAATTCTCcaagaagcttgatgacgcaCATGAGGGTTCTTGTCCTTGGATAGGAAATTGCTGTCCAGAAAGCTTAGTTCAGTTTCCTCCAACTCCTCCATCAGCCTTGATTGGAGGTTACAAGGATCGTTGTGATGGGCTCCTACAGTTCTATTCTCTTCCCATCGTTTCGGTGTCTGCAATTGACCAGATGCGTGCTTCAAGACGACTGCAAATTGACCGCCTTTTGGCACAGCCCCAAGTCTATGCCCATGATGATCCCAGTTTAAGAATGGATAATATCTTAGCCGCAGAAACGTCCAAACAAGAGGCTCTCAGTAATTACTCTCGC GCTCAAAAGCTGATAAGCCTATGTGGATGGGAGCCTAGATGGCTTCCAAACATCCAAGATTGTGAAGAACACTCGGCCCAATCAGCTAGAAATGGGTGCCCTTCAGGCCCATCTAGAAATCAAAGTCGTTTTCAAGATCCTGGTCCAAGCAGGAAACAGTTATCGGCTTCATCCCGAAAAGCCTCTGGAAACTATGAAGTTTTGGGTCCAGAATATAAATCAGAATCAAGATCACCTTTGTTGGATTGTAGTTTATGTGGTGTAACCATCAGAATTTGGGATTTCCTGACCACTTCTCGGCCAGTTCCACTTGCGCCTATCAATGCTAATCTTCCCGAAACAAGCAAGAAAACGGCACTGACACGTGGCAATAGTGCAACAAGTGGAATCAATGGGTGGTTTGCTAATGAAGGCATGGAGCAGCAGCAAAACGAAGATGCTGACGAGGCTGAAACATCAGTTAAGAGGAGAATAGCATCAAACGCAGGTATAAGCTTCTATCAAACTGCAGCTGGGGCATCATCCTCTGCGCAGCTGAACATGTCTGTGACACGTGATAATTACCAATTTAGCGATAGAGGAAAGGAAATTCTGCTAAGGCAGCCATCAGGAAGTGAGGTTGGGGACCGTGCTGCTTCGTATGAGTCACGAGGGCCAAGTACTCGTAAGCGGAACCTGGAGGATGGTGGAAGCACGGCTGATAGGCCTTATCTACGGGTACAACATACAGACAGTGTTGAAGGGACTGTTGTTGACCGTGATGGTGATGAGGTTAATGACGATTCAGCAGGGCCTTCAAAGCGTAGCCGAGGCTCTGAAGTGCATGAAACTTATCTTCCCTCTTATGGGAGAGAGTTATCAGTGGGTGGGCCAAGTCACTCAGTAGATGCTGAAAACGAGAGGGAAGTAAATAGAAGTGACCCATTTAGTGAAGGCAATGAACAAGCTATGGCTTTCCCAGGTGCCAGAGACTCCGCACGTGCTTCCTCTGTCATTGCGATGGATACAATTTGCCACAGTGCCAATGATGATTCTATGGAAAGTGTGGAAAACCAACCAGGGGATTTTGATGACGTAAATTATCCCCCTGCGGCGACAGGTCAAAGTGCCGATCCTTCTGAACTGAATTTCAGCAATCAAGCTCAGCAGAGTGCATGCTTCCAACCAGCTCCGGTTCGGTCTAACGCTGAAGCAGGCATTAGCAGCATAAATGACGGCGAGGAAGTAATGAACACAGAAACTGTCACCGCTCAGGGAAGAGATGGACCGAGTATAGGCGTCAGTGGGGGTAGTGTCGGAATGGGTGCAAGTCACGAAGCAGAGATCCACGGAGCTGACCTTTCAGTCCATAGGGGAGATAGCGTTGTTGGGGACATGGAACCTGTTGCGGAAGTCATAGAAAATCTAGGACAAAGCGGTGAGTTTGCACCGGACCAAGGCGTTACTGATGATTTTGTTCCTGAAGAAATGGACCGGGAAGGTAGGCTCGGGGATATTCAGGATAGGGTGTCTCAGTCCGTTGCAAGGGCGGACAGTGGCTCTAAAATCGTTGATTCATTGAAGGCTGAGTCTGTTGAAAGCGGCGAAAAGATGAGCAACGTAAATGCGTTGATGAACGAAGATAGTGTTCACCCATCATTGTCGTGCAATGCCATTGTGTGTTCTGGTTTTGAAGCATCTAAAGAAGAAGTGACCCAGACGTGGAACGAGTCTCCGCTCAACGCCGGCTTTGCACTCCCTGGATCAAGTTACACTGCCAATGACCAAG GGCCTCCGAACGGAGATAGCAACGATGAAATTGTGGAGTTTGATCCAATAAAGTATCACAACTGCTACTGCCCTTGGGTAAATGAAAATGTGGCAGCTGCTGGATGTAGCAGCAACAGCTCGAGCTCTTCAAGTATCGCTGAGGCGCTTTGTGGATGGCAATTAACTATTGATGCCCTTGATTCGTTCCAGTCACTCGAGAATGCTCAAATCCAGCCAATGGAATCAGAATCAGCTGCATCTCTCTGCAAG GATGATCACCGAACGCCTTCCCAGAAGCTCTTGAAACGCCACTCTTTCATCAGCAGACAtgggaaaaaataa
- the LOC106346705 gene encoding uncharacterized protein LOC106346705 isoform X2 yields the protein MKEDDVSSRNVNPRSNRNSVASASASASAAPVDSLRRRARSPSPPQTAAARYVIDSSVGASSPAVPVNAGSVDWTGHGLGSSGRSCRPWDRGDLLRRLATFKPCNWLGKPKTASSLACAQKGWVSIDLDKIQCEYCGSSLHYSPPQHQLNHPQADSSKEEFSKKLDDAHEGSCPWIGNCCPESLVQFPPTPPSALIGGYKDRCDGLLQFYSLPIVSVSAIDQMRASRRLQIDRLLAQPQVYAHDDPSLRMDNILAAETSKQEALSNYSRAQKLISLCGWEPRWLPNIQDCEEHSAQSARNGCPSGPSRNQSRFQDPGPSRKQLSASSRKASGNYEVLGPEYKSESRSPLLDCSLCGVTIRIWDFLTTSRPVPLAPINANLPETSKKTALTRGNSATSGINGWFANEGMEQQQNEDADEAETSVKRRIASNAGISFYQTAAGASSSAQLNMSVTRDNYQFSDRGKEILLRQPSGSEVGDRAASYESRGPSTRKRNLEDGGSTADRPYLRVQHTDSVEGTVVDRDGDEVNDDSAGPSKRSRGSEVHETYLPSYGRELSVGGPSHSVDAENEREVNRSDPFSEGNEQAMAFPGARDSARASSVIAMDTICHSANDDSMESVENQPGDFDDVNYPPAATGQSADPSELNFSNQAQQSACFQPAPVRSNAEAGISSINDGEEVMNTETVTAQGRDGPSIGVSGGSVGMGASHEAEIHGADLSVHRGDSVVGDMEPVAEVIENLGQSGEFAPDQGVTDDFVPEEMDREGRLGDIQDRVSQSVARADSGSKIVDSLKAESVESGEKMSNVNALMNEDSVHPSLSCNAIVCSGFEASKEEVTQTWNESPLNAGFALPGSSYTANDQGPPNGDSNDEIVEFDPIKYHNCYCPWVNENVAAAGCSSNSSSSSSIAEALCGWQLTIDALDSFQSLENAQIQPMESESAASLCKDDHRTPSQKLLKRHSFISRHGKK from the exons ATGAAGGAAGACGATGTGAGTTCGCGAAACGTAAACCCTAGAAGCAACCGGAACAGTGTAGCCTCGGCTTCCGCTTCCGCCTCTGCAGCTCCCGTTGACAGTCTCCGCCGACGCGCTAGATCGCCTTCTCCTCCTCAGACTGCTGCCGCCAG GTATGTTATTGATAGCTCTGTGGGAGCATCTTCTCCTGCTGTTCCGGTGAACGCTGGCAGTGTGGATTGGACGGGTCACGGGCTTGGATCCTCGGGGCGTTCGTGTAGGCCTTGGGATAGAGGGGATTTACTTCGACGCCTTGCCACTTTCAAGCCTTGTAATTGGCTTGGCAAACCCAAA ACGGCTAGTTCTTTGGCTTGTGCTCAGAAAGGATGGGTAAGTATTGACCTGGACAAAATTCAATGCGAATACTGTGGATCCAGTCTGCATTACTCTCCCCCACAGCATCAGTTAAATCATCCCCAAG CTGATAGCAGCAAGGAAGAATTCTCcaagaagcttgatgacgcaCATGAGGGTTCTTGTCCTTGGATAGGAAATTGCTGTCCAGAAAGCTTAGTTCAGTTTCCTCCAACTCCTCCATCAGCCTTGATTGGAGGTTACAAGGATCGTTGTGATGGGCTCCTACAGTTCTATTCTCTTCCCATCGTTTCGGTGTCTGCAATTGACCAGATGCGTGCTTCAAGACGACTGCAAATTGACCGCCTTTTGGCACAGCCCCAAGTCTATGCCCATGATGATCCCAGTTTAAGAATGGATAATATCTTAGCCGCAGAAACGTCCAAACAAGAGGCTCTCAGTAATTACTCTCGC GCTCAAAAGCTGATAAGCCTATGTGGATGGGAGCCTAGATGGCTTCCAAACATCCAAGATTGTGAAGAACACTCGGCCCAATCAGCTAGAAATGGGTGCCCTTCAGGCCCATCTAGAAATCAAAGTCGTTTTCAAGATCCTGGTCCAAGCAGGAAACAGTTATCGGCTTCATCCCGAAAAGCCTCTGGAAACTATGAAGTTTTGGGTCCAGAATATAAATCAGAATCAAGATCACCTTTGTTGGATTGTAGTTTATGTGGTGTAACCATCAGAATTTGGGATTTCCTGACCACTTCTCGGCCAGTTCCACTTGCGCCTATCAATGCTAATCTTCCCGAAACAAGCAAGAAAACGGCACTGACACGTGGCAATAGTGCAACAAGTGGAATCAATGGGTGGTTTGCTAATGAAGGCATGGAGCAGCAGCAAAACGAAGATGCTGACGAGGCTGAAACATCAGTTAAGAGGAGAATAGCATCAAACGCAGGTATAAGCTTCTATCAAACTGCAGCTGGGGCATCATCCTCTGCGCAGCTGAACATGTCTGTGACACGTGATAATTACCAATTTAGCGATAGAGGAAAGGAAATTCTGCTAAGGCAGCCATCAGGAAGTGAGGTTGGGGACCGTGCTGCTTCGTATGAGTCACGAGGGCCAAGTACTCGTAAGCGGAACCTGGAGGATGGTGGAAGCACGGCTGATAGGCCTTATCTACGGGTACAACATACAGACAGTGTTGAAGGGACTGTTGTTGACCGTGATGGTGATGAGGTTAATGACGATTCAGCAGGGCCTTCAAAGCGTAGCCGAGGCTCTGAAGTGCATGAAACTTATCTTCCCTCTTATGGGAGAGAGTTATCAGTGGGTGGGCCAAGTCACTCAGTAGATGCTGAAAACGAGAGGGAAGTAAATAGAAGTGACCCATTTAGTGAAGGCAATGAACAAGCTATGGCTTTCCCAGGTGCCAGAGACTCCGCACGTGCTTCCTCTGTCATTGCGATGGATACAATTTGCCACAGTGCCAATGATGATTCTATGGAAAGTGTGGAAAACCAACCAGGGGATTTTGATGACGTAAATTATCCCCCTGCGGCGACAGGTCAAAGTGCCGATCCTTCTGAACTGAATTTCAGCAATCAAGCTCAGCAGAGTGCATGCTTCCAACCAGCTCCGGTTCGGTCTAACGCTGAAGCAGGCATTAGCAGCATAAATGACGGCGAGGAAGTAATGAACACAGAAACTGTCACCGCTCAGGGAAGAGATGGACCGAGTATAGGCGTCAGTGGGGGTAGTGTCGGAATGGGTGCAAGTCACGAAGCAGAGATCCACGGAGCTGACCTTTCAGTCCATAGGGGAGATAGCGTTGTTGGGGACATGGAACCTGTTGCGGAAGTCATAGAAAATCTAGGACAAAGCGGTGAGTTTGCACCGGACCAAGGCGTTACTGATGATTTTGTTCCTGAAGAAATGGACCGGGAAGGTAGGCTCGGGGATATTCAGGATAGGGTGTCTCAGTCCGTTGCAAGGGCGGACAGTGGCTCTAAAATCGTTGATTCATTGAAGGCTGAGTCTGTTGAAAGCGGCGAAAAGATGAGCAACGTAAATGCGTTGATGAACGAAGATAGTGTTCACCCATCATTGTCGTGCAATGCCATTGTGTGTTCTGGTTTTGAAGCATCTAAAGAAGAAGTGACCCAGACGTGGAACGAGTCTCCGCTCAACGCCGGCTTTGCACTCCCTGGATCAAGTTACACTGCCAATGACCAAG GGCCTCCGAACGGAGATAGCAACGATGAAATTGTGGAGTTTGATCCAATAAAGTATCACAACTGCTACTGCCCTTGGGTAAATGAAAATGTGGCAGCTGCTGGATGTAGCAGCAACAGCTCGAGCTCTTCAAGTATCGCTGAGGCGCTTTGTGGATGGCAATTAACTATTGATGCCCTTGATTCGTTCCAGTCACTCGAGAATGCTCAAATCCAGCCAATGGAATCAGAATCAGCTGCATCTCTCTGCAAG GATGATCACCGAACGCCTTCCCAGAAGCTCTTGAAACGCCACTCTTTCATCAGCAGACAtgggaaaaaataa